The following are encoded in a window of Lactobacillus acidophilus genomic DNA:
- a CDS encoding S8 family serine peptidase, producing MRNKKVGSVTTDYSYLNQSRNHLNLVTGKENDSKLKIWRKNFATAAIIALASGTTMLFSAHSVKADEVDDITVQNDKQVNTTIVQNNKDQQSSDTQQNVNENRASSQQAIRRPGTGNKLTDQWPDNYQSDQQNNSSQAETTKISTTGYSNQTEQQSNNTVPSTVASSTVYKESSDDQAGQKDTNGVELPANNQDHIKGNVQDAWDQGYKGQHTVVAVIDSGVDTSHKDFQTMPENPKLSQAEIEALIAKLGYGTYINSKFPFVYNAVDHENQSMKGPDGEPHGQHVSGIIAADGQPNGDQEYVVGVAPEAQLMHFKVFGDNATSLDLAQEIYDATNLGADVIQMSLGGGVAAADLNVADQRAVQYAIDHGVIVSISASNNGNAASIQNPSNVTDLDNYEAGTHVGNYEPFSSSTVADPGAARGAITGAAETSGLGDKSDMATFTSWGPLPDFTLKPDVSAPGSNVISLANDNGYTTMSGTSMAGPFIAGAAALVRQRLQQTNPELKGADLVAAVKALLMNTADPQIQQGFTTIVSPRRQGAGQINVGAATKAPVYILANDGTGSVSLRNIKETTNFELTFHNLTDNTETYTFDDLGGGFTEVRDTDTGLFHDVQLAGARVTGPNTITVNPKETKKIVFTLNLTGLKQNQLVEGYLNFTNSKDKLSLSVPYLGYYGDMTSEDVFDKKANEDKPDIKGNRLTNEDNYPRGIADEESLKELVNIEGNYNWQEVAKLYESGKVAFSPNGDNKSDLIMPYVYLKQNLQDLKVEILDAKGNVVRVLADAHGVQKSYNEDGTGTVDALISVDSGKFNWDGKVYNYKTGKMEVAPDGQYTYRFVATLYNDGPHKVQTNDTSVIIDTTAPILKDVEYDVTTKTITGTYSDAGAGFTDYSYATVTINDRVFGFKLNDNDNSTFDNTDKTIGHFSFALTPLEQQALTAAHNKVSVCLSDVADNTAVKTLDVASVGDGNKIAIWNAVNGVPFNSNSQDYSDKNNSYLLRGSATENFYVNGKLVQVAPNGEFVLPVSLDEQNLVFTSDENGQNVLRQFTTYTPKADFAWQHIDGSERSFGVSVYSIDAADPNDAIVQAAVPKGNNVKAFAKDYFTGETYVGEVKDGVATFHIHTSINPDPQTGINRRALLQGWVEIDGPTYNAKQVTDPTAISDRNYIGVYYKPDASSHVYSNRDELGVDDFTDEQADVSDFGPSKFLYPGHNAPSDGNANISFDYVNDNNISTFGQEAVKAGYYDPIAKVFTITGHVDKDVVSLVALQDNPNEDAPENRVAIDKDGNFIIKFHMDDPSTRQLTYIYKVKDSSTDKIDTVKGSITLVLDTVLPTLHVDQLNGADNLTITTNNPTFKISGNANDDLDDYSVYINGDNVFTQFNGSSFNYIPGMYGDPNQKTPNLYGGYDFEQEVNLDDENGKPTTHIFNIELIDQVGNKVFKTLTVNYDPNATNSEDPSNGTGDSGIEVVPTVPRKVQPLSDDNSTNINDKQTLSTELTITLPRNIFAFDYQGKVARKHGKDIILKKGVVLYNPKEVNIRKHKYYKVSKNVYIKVTSTRVNKKLKRLILIKNSYVYNLNGKANKVHNKRVLLKRGLAVDVLHGGKITKVGKYDCYQIGINQYIKVANTALK from the coding sequence ATGAGAAATAAAAAAGTGGGGAGTGTAACTACAGACTACAGTTACCTTAATCAATCTAGGAACCATTTAAATTTAGTAACTGGTAAAGAAAATGATAGTAAATTAAAAATTTGGCGAAAAAATTTTGCTACAGCTGCTATTATTGCATTAGCATCTGGCACTACAATGTTGTTTTCAGCTCATTCTGTAAAGGCAGATGAAGTTGATGATATTACTGTTCAAAATGATAAACAAGTAAATACTACGATTGTACAAAATAATAAAGATCAACAATCATCTGATACACAACAAAATGTAAATGAGAATAGGGCAAGCAGCCAGCAAGCTATAAGAAGACCAGGGACTGGTAACAAGTTAACAGATCAATGGCCTGATAATTATCAATCAGATCAACAAAATAATAGTTCTCAAGCTGAAACTACAAAAATTTCTACCACTGGTTATTCTAATCAAACTGAACAGCAATCAAATAATACTGTACCGTCTACAGTAGCCAGTTCGACAGTATATAAAGAATCAAGCGATGATCAAGCTGGACAAAAAGATACTAATGGTGTTGAGCTTCCAGCTAATAACCAAGACCATATTAAGGGAAATGTTCAGGATGCTTGGGATCAAGGCTATAAGGGACAACATACTGTAGTTGCAGTTATTGATTCAGGTGTTGATACAAGTCATAAAGACTTTCAAACGATGCCTGAAAATCCTAAGCTTTCTCAAGCTGAAATAGAAGCGTTGATCGCAAAATTAGGTTACGGTACTTATATAAATTCTAAGTTTCCTTTTGTGTACAATGCAGTAGATCATGAAAACCAAAGTATGAAAGGGCCTGATGGTGAGCCTCACGGTCAACATGTTTCAGGAATTATAGCTGCTGATGGTCAACCAAATGGTGATCAAGAATATGTGGTTGGAGTTGCTCCAGAAGCACAATTAATGCATTTTAAAGTCTTTGGCGACAATGCTACTTCATTAGACTTAGCACAGGAAATCTATGATGCAACTAATTTAGGAGCAGACGTAATTCAAATGTCTTTAGGTGGAGGGGTTGCAGCTGCTGATCTCAATGTTGCAGATCAAAGAGCGGTTCAATATGCTATTGATCATGGTGTAATTGTTTCTATCTCAGCTTCTAATAACGGTAATGCTGCTTCAATTCAAAATCCAAGCAATGTTACTGACTTAGATAATTATGAAGCTGGTACACATGTGGGTAACTATGAACCTTTCAGCTCTAGTACTGTTGCGGATCCCGGTGCTGCTCGTGGTGCCATTACTGGAGCAGCAGAAACATCAGGCTTGGGTGATAAAAGTGATATGGCAACATTCACATCTTGGGGACCATTACCAGATTTTACTTTGAAACCTGATGTCTCTGCGCCTGGTAGCAATGTGATTTCTTTGGCTAATGACAACGGTTATACTACTATGAGTGGTACTTCAATGGCAGGTCCGTTTATTGCCGGTGCTGCTGCATTAGTTAGACAAAGATTGCAACAAACTAATCCTGAATTAAAAGGTGCAGATTTGGTAGCAGCTGTAAAAGCACTATTAATGAATACTGCTGATCCGCAAATTCAACAAGGCTTCACAACTATTGTTTCTCCAAGAAGACAAGGTGCTGGTCAGATTAATGTTGGTGCAGCAACTAAAGCACCTGTTTATATTTTAGCTAATGATGGTACAGGCTCTGTTAGTTTACGTAACATTAAAGAAACGACTAATTTTGAACTAACTTTCCACAATTTAACTGATAATACAGAAACTTATACTTTTGATGATTTAGGTGGTGGTTTTACCGAGGTTAGAGATACTGATACTGGATTATTCCATGATGTTCAATTAGCGGGCGCACGAGTTACTGGTCCCAATACTATTACGGTAAATCCTAAAGAGACTAAAAAAATAGTATTTACTTTAAATTTAACTGGCTTAAAGCAGAATCAATTGGTTGAAGGATATTTGAATTTTACTAATTCTAAGGATAAGTTGTCTCTGTCAGTACCTTATTTAGGCTACTATGGTGACATGACATCTGAGGATGTCTTTGACAAGAAAGCTAACGAAGATAAGCCAGATATTAAAGGTAATCGCTTAACAAATGAAGACAATTACCCACGTGGGATTGCTGATGAAGAATCACTTAAAGAATTAGTTAATATTGAAGGTAACTATAATTGGCAAGAAGTTGCTAAGCTGTATGAAAGCGGTAAGGTTGCATTTTCTCCTAATGGTGACAATAAGAGCGACTTAATTATGCCATATGTATATTTAAAGCAGAATCTTCAAGATTTAAAGGTAGAAATTCTAGATGCTAAAGGAAATGTTGTTCGTGTATTAGCAGATGCACATGGTGTTCAAAAATCTTATAACGAAGATGGTACTGGTACCGTTGATGCCTTAATTAGTGTTGATTCTGGTAAATTTAATTGGGATGGTAAAGTTTATAATTACAAAACGGGTAAAATGGAAGTTGCACCAGATGGTCAATATACTTATCGCTTTGTTGCTACGCTTTACAATGATGGACCACATAAGGTTCAAACCAATGATACGTCAGTAATTATTGATACTACTGCTCCAATTTTAAAAGATGTAGAATATGATGTTACTACTAAAACTATTACTGGAACATATTCTGATGCAGGTGCAGGATTTACTGATTATTCATATGCTACTGTAACTATAAATGATCGAGTTTTTGGTTTTAAATTAAACGATAATGATAATTCAACATTTGATAATACTGACAAGACTATAGGACATTTTAGTTTTGCTTTAACTCCTTTAGAACAACAGGCTCTAACTGCTGCTCATAATAAAGTGAGTGTTTGTTTAAGCGATGTGGCAGATAATACTGCTGTTAAAACACTTGATGTAGCAAGTGTGGGTGATGGTAACAAGATTGCTATTTGGAATGCTGTTAATGGTGTACCATTTAATTCCAATTCTCAAGATTATAGTGATAAGAATAATAGTTACTTATTACGTGGTAGTGCTACTGAAAACTTCTACGTTAATGGTAAGTTAGTGCAAGTTGCTCCAAATGGTGAATTTGTTTTACCGGTTTCTTTAGATGAACAAAATTTAGTATTTACTTCTGATGAAAATGGCCAAAATGTGCTAAGACAATTTACCACCTATACTCCTAAAGCTGATTTTGCTTGGCAGCATATTGATGGTAGTGAAAGATCATTTGGTGTTTCAGTTTATTCAATTGATGCAGCTGATCCAAATGATGCAATAGTTCAAGCAGCAGTGCCAAAAGGAAATAATGTTAAGGCTTTTGCAAAAGATTACTTTACTGGTGAAACATATGTTGGTGAAGTAAAAGATGGTGTAGCAACATTCCATATTCATACTTCAATTAATCCGGATCCTCAAACGGGTATTAATCGTCGAGCCCTTTTACAAGGTTGGGTTGAAATTGATGGACCAACTTATAATGCTAAGCAAGTAACAGATCCGACTGCCATTAGTGATAGAAATTATATTGGTGTTTATTACAAACCAGATGCTTCATCTCATGTTTATAGTAATCGTGATGAGCTAGGCGTAGATGATTTTACTGATGAACAAGCAGATGTGTCGGATTTTGGACCAAGTAAATTCCTGTATCCAGGCCACAATGCCCCAAGTGATGGTAATGCAAATATTTCATTTGATTATGTAAATGATAATAATATAAGTACGTTTGGACAAGAAGCAGTTAAAGCAGGTTATTATGATCCTATTGCTAAAGTATTCACTATTACAGGTCATGTAGATAAAGATGTAGTTAGTTTGGTTGCTTTACAAGATAATCCAAATGAAGATGCACCTGAAAATCGGGTTGCAATTGATAAAGATGGTAATTTTATAATTAAATTCCACATGGATGATCCGTCTACAAGACAACTTACTTATATTTATAAGGTAAAGGATTCATCAACAGATAAGATTGATACGGTTAAAGGTTCGATTACTCTTGTTCTTGATACAGTTTTGCCAACTTTGCATGTTGATCAATTAAATGGTGCTGACAACTTAACAATTACAACTAATAATCCAACATTTAAAATTTCTGGTAATGCTAACGATGACTTGGATGACTATAGTGTATACATTAATGGTGATAATGTATTTACTCAATTTAATGGTTCAAGCTTCAATTATATTCCAGGAATGTATGGTGACCCAAATCAAAAAACACCTAACTTATATGGAGGCTATGACTTTGAGCAAGAAGTAAATCTTGATGATGAGAATGGAAAGCCAACTACACATATCTTTAATATTGAATTAATTGATCAAGTGGGTAATAAAGTATTCAAAACTTTAACGGTCAACTACGATCCAAATGCCACTAACTCTGAAGACCCAAGTAACGGTACAGGTGACAGTGGAATTGAAGTTGTTCCAACTGTACCAAGAAAAGTTCAACCTCTTTCGGATGATAATTCAACTAACATTAATGATAAGCAAACTTTATCTACTGAATTAACGATTACTTTGCCAAGAAATATCTTTGCATTTGATTATCAAGGTAAAGTAGCCAGAAAACATGGTAAAGATATTATTTTGAAGAAGGGCGTTGTTTTATACAATCCTAAAGAAGTAAATATTAGAAAACATAAATATTATAAAGTAAGTAAGAATGTCTACATTAAGGTGACATCAACGAGAGTAAATAAAAAACTTAAGCGACTTATTTTGATCAAGAATTCTTATGTTTATAATTTAAACGGAAAAGCAAATAAAGTTCATAATAAACGTGTTCTACTTAAGCGGGGATTAGCCGTTGATGTCTTACATGGTGGTAAGATTACTAAAGTAGGCAAATATGATTGTTATCAAATTGGTATCAATCAATACATTAAAGTAGCTAATACAGCTTTGAAATAA
- a CDS encoding N-acetylglucosamine kinase, whose protein sequence is MALKYQIGVDAGGTHSTAIAYDENGKELGRAEGGPGQINADYEGGITNISNTINELLDKIDGDCMRVLVGIAGLSVVGNAPEVAATISSRINNLPTRAITDSLLALYAGLEGDDGALVIAGTGSVYNGLQNGHLIAVGGYGNILGDEGSGYAISRAAMQSALLSWDKREENGLIDMFTNLFNVEHMDECNAKFYKMSNPEVAGMAVHVAKLADAGDKHAVAVIKEQAHLLARDIIIGLNRYEDPKPMKIALTGSVLANNEMLRGLVEDEVKEEYPDVIFSISNGENARAVIFDKSKDYRYFTNHTNY, encoded by the coding sequence ATGGCTCTTAAATACCAAATTGGTGTCGATGCAGGTGGTACTCACTCAACTGCAATCGCATATGACGAAAATGGCAAAGAACTTGGTCGTGCCGAAGGCGGTCCAGGTCAAATTAACGCTGACTACGAAGGCGGAATTACTAACATCTCTAATACAATTAATGAATTGTTAGACAAGATTGATGGCGACTGCATGCGCGTACTTGTTGGTATTGCAGGTCTTTCAGTCGTAGGTAACGCTCCAGAAGTTGCAGCAACCATTTCATCACGAATCAACAACTTGCCAACTCGTGCAATTACTGACTCACTTCTTGCACTTTACGCTGGTCTTGAAGGTGACGATGGTGCCTTAGTTATCGCTGGTACTGGTTCTGTTTACAATGGTTTGCAAAATGGTCACTTAATCGCTGTTGGTGGTTACGGTAACATTTTGGGCGACGAAGGTTCAGGTTACGCCATTTCTCGTGCAGCTATGCAATCTGCTCTTCTTAGCTGGGACAAGCGTGAAGAAAATGGTCTTATCGATATGTTCACCAACTTATTCAATGTTGAACACATGGATGAATGTAATGCTAAGTTCTACAAGATGTCTAACCCAGAAGTTGCTGGTATGGCTGTTCACGTTGCTAAACTTGCTGATGCTGGAGATAAGCACGCAGTTGCAGTTATCAAGGAACAAGCTCACTTACTAGCTCGTGACATTATTATTGGTTTGAACCGTTACGAAGATCCAAAGCCAATGAAGATTGCTTTAACTGGTTCTGTTTTAGCTAACAACGAAATGCTTAGAGGTCTTGTAGAAGACGAAGTTAAAGAAGAATATCCTGACGTTATCTTCTCAATCTCAAACGGTGAAAATGCACGTGCAGTAATCTTTGACAAGAGCAAGGATTATCGTTACTTCACTAACCATACAAATTATTAA
- a CDS encoding YfhO family protein translates to MKKFFITHNLLEKEKILYLMSFILPGLIFFSYFFYTKNGVLTVDLGQQYVDFLAFFRHNLFTHPFNLIYTFSNGLGNSMLATDAYYLLSPFNLLLFVFPQHFLPKVILLIITLKIATAGLTSYYYWKQKINDFYALAASAAYALSGYVVSNHYNLMWLDSVLLLPLLIEAIDRVLNGKKNHLILITFLLWFTNFYTAFMALFFGLLYLLTQLFFINKDKRGAIFIEYLKRSVLGSFLDAFMLLPVFIEMLQGKATASAQWSLNFQFPPYEELAKLAAGAYNFHEMQEGMPSIYIALPFVLLTILYFLRKQITWQRKLANGLLLIFLIASLFWTPLVLLWHLGQFPVWYPGRFSFVLIFFSLNLAIIALKQTEKIYLWQIGILAILAIGLIIFWLFNQKDFAFLTQDALIASGAFLALALLFISLIYRKHSLAAPFFYLVVELELIVNLVLSLGNLAYQKDADYQNFVQNTAQVTQYEKQIDDNLYRTEKTFYRSDDDPFSSNYYGISNFNSISDQNVLKLLDNFGFLNNSNSYTNFGSTPITDDLFGIKYYILPNDDITPLKSNKQMKYDNSNHRIDVGDYLIQKRFNQLILMKNPDAASLLFLSPNKTKKIKFDPANITINQNKFFQTATGSKAQLFHNVIWPDPKKINVSSWDGGWMQYSKKKHNKESRVVFNFRPQTDDSYYIELPGEIDENTTNMYVNGQSINLDVRDQNTRLINLGSKQRGQRIQIVFTLKNNNLNLTSASIWRLNVQRLNHEMNIFNKKQPVIRQTSPLVIKSNTFTINKTMTMNSTIPNNFNWLVLDNDKIINKNKILFMNTFLNFSLSKGKHKITLVYIPWIFLVGILISLLTIIILLRIG, encoded by the coding sequence ATGAAGAAATTTTTTATTACGCACAATTTATTAGAGAAAGAAAAAATACTTTATTTAATGAGTTTTATTTTACCGGGATTAATCTTTTTTAGTTACTTTTTTTATACTAAAAATGGTGTTTTAACGGTTGATCTGGGACAACAATATGTTGACTTTCTTGCATTTTTTAGACACAACTTATTTACTCACCCATTTAATTTAATCTACACTTTTTCAAATGGATTAGGTAATTCGATGCTAGCCACAGATGCTTATTATCTACTTAGTCCTTTTAACCTATTATTATTTGTATTTCCGCAACACTTTTTACCAAAAGTAATTTTATTAATCATCACATTAAAAATTGCTACAGCTGGATTGACTAGTTACTATTACTGGAAACAAAAAATTAATGACTTTTACGCTTTAGCTGCCAGCGCAGCCTATGCACTATCAGGTTATGTTGTTTCTAACCACTATAATTTGATGTGGCTTGATTCTGTTTTACTATTACCTTTATTAATTGAAGCAATTGACCGAGTTTTAAACGGTAAGAAAAATCATCTAATCTTGATTACTTTTTTACTATGGTTTACCAATTTTTATACTGCTTTTATGGCACTATTTTTCGGATTGCTATACTTGTTAACTCAGCTTTTCTTCATCAATAAAGATAAACGTGGGGCAATTTTTATAGAATATCTAAAAAGAAGCGTACTTGGTTCATTTTTAGATGCATTCATGTTGCTACCTGTTTTCATTGAAATGCTTCAAGGTAAGGCAACGGCTTCTGCACAATGGTCGCTGAATTTTCAATTTCCACCTTATGAAGAACTAGCTAAGCTTGCTGCAGGTGCCTATAACTTCCATGAAATGCAGGAAGGGATGCCCAGTATTTATATTGCCTTACCATTCGTTTTACTTACTATTCTTTACTTTTTAAGAAAACAAATTACTTGGCAAAGAAAATTAGCTAACGGCCTATTATTAATATTTTTAATCGCATCCCTTTTCTGGACGCCACTAGTTCTACTGTGGCATTTAGGTCAATTCCCCGTCTGGTATCCCGGTCGCTTTAGCTTTGTATTAATTTTCTTTAGTTTAAATTTAGCCATCATCGCTCTAAAACAAACGGAGAAAATTTATCTCTGGCAAATAGGAATCTTAGCTATTTTAGCTATTGGATTAATTATTTTTTGGCTTTTTAATCAAAAAGATTTTGCATTTTTAACTCAAGACGCATTAATCGCTTCAGGTGCATTTCTAGCACTTGCTCTTTTATTTATTTCCTTAATCTATCGTAAGCATAGCTTAGCCGCCCCATTCTTTTACTTAGTTGTAGAACTTGAATTAATCGTCAATTTGGTACTATCACTTGGAAATTTAGCCTATCAAAAAGATGCTGACTATCAAAATTTTGTTCAAAATACGGCCCAAGTTACCCAATATGAAAAACAAATCGACGATAACTTATATCGAACTGAAAAAACTTTTTATCGTTCAGATGATGATCCTTTTAGCTCCAACTACTATGGTATTAGCAATTTCAATTCAATTTCTGATCAAAATGTTTTAAAGTTGCTAGATAACTTCGGCTTTTTAAACAACAGCAATTCTTATACTAACTTTGGTAGTACTCCAATTACTGATGACCTATTTGGAATTAAATATTATATTTTACCTAATGATGATATTACTCCCCTTAAATCTAATAAGCAGATGAAATATGATAATTCTAACCATCGAATCGATGTAGGGGACTACTTAATTCAAAAAAGATTCAATCAACTAATTCTAATGAAAAATCCCGATGCAGCATCACTTTTATTTTTATCGCCAAACAAAACTAAAAAGATTAAATTTGATCCAGCTAACATCACTATTAACCAAAATAAATTTTTTCAAACTGCTACAGGTTCTAAAGCTCAGCTTTTCCATAATGTCATTTGGCCTGATCCTAAAAAAATTAATGTTTCTAGTTGGGACGGCGGTTGGATGCAATATTCTAAAAAGAAACACAACAAAGAAAGTCGCGTCGTCTTCAATTTTAGACCGCAAACCGATGACTCATATTACATTGAATTACCTGGTGAAATTGATGAAAATACGACTAATATGTATGTTAATGGTCAAAGCATCAATCTAGATGTTCGCGACCAAAACACTCGCTTAATTAATCTCGGCAGTAAACAACGGGGACAACGTATTCAAATAGTATTTACTCTAAAAAATAACAATTTAAACCTAACTTCTGCTAGTATTTGGCGTTTGAATGTCCAAAGACTTAATCATGAAATGAATATTTTCAATAAAAAACAGCCAGTTATTAGGCAAACTTCCCCTTTAGTCATTAAATCTAATACTTTCACTATTAATAAAACCATGACGATGAATTCCACTATTCCTAACAACTTCAATTGGTTAGTTCTAGATAATGATAAAATCATAAATAAAAATAAAATTCTATTTATGAATACCTTTTTAAACTTTTCATTGAGTAAAGGAAAGCATAAAATTACCCTTGTTTATATCCCGTGGATATTCTTAGTTGGTATCCTAATTAGCCTCTTAACTATTATAATTTTATTAAGAATTGGATAA
- a CDS encoding peptidoglycan D,D-transpeptidase FtsI family protein yields MDYFRKNSGTGSNKQSSTPIRMRIILGVILVLFAMLIGQLAYLQLVYGSRFKAEVQQSDSTVVSNQVPRGVMYDAKGRVLVGNKATNAITYTKSASTTTAQIYQISNALSNYIKITDEKPTKQMTADYYLADEKNNTKIESLLPKSAKVDAGGNKKTNSEVYQAELAYVEKMNPKLTEKQKTAALIFNKISGAYTLSTIYIKNKGLTDREIAQVGEHLSELPGVGIGTDWQRSYPNGSSIQSIIGSVSTEKSGLPSDNLQYYLRNGYSRNDRVGTSYLEEEYEPLLKGTKSTSQVTTKSNGNIQQTKTVYNGQAGASLMLTIDAKYQKQVQAALKRVYSSAEAAGAARYSNGAYAVAMNPQTGALLAVAGINRNTNTGKTTDNALGVINQSFVMGSVVKGATVSGGLINKVITPTNNTLPDTPIYLPGSPVKKSVYPVGTFSSLDAETALEVSSNIYMMHLAMNWVGAKYVPKTYIHMPNNSFDILRRNFAMFGLGQKTGVDLPGEVSGIQGKSFNSKGNILSGSVLDLAYGNYDAYTPIQLAQYVSTIANGGYRMQPYIVQSVGKTSKDGKKIYINYNKKPNVQQSIPWTPDELNVVRQGFYRVVHGTNGWGTAHPLKNVKPSISGKTGTAQTFYYDAEHPNRKHNIELINATFIGYAPSNNPKLAIAVVFPGLDPDGEGTYTLQVAKAMVQDYFKLHSTK; encoded by the coding sequence GTGGACTATTTTAGAAAAAACAGTGGGACTGGTTCAAATAAACAGTCCTCAACACCAATAAGAATGCGAATCATTCTGGGTGTGATCCTCGTACTTTTTGCGATGCTGATAGGGCAGCTTGCATATTTGCAACTGGTTTATGGTTCTCGCTTTAAAGCCGAGGTACAGCAGTCTGATTCCACAGTTGTATCAAATCAAGTGCCTCGTGGTGTAATGTATGACGCCAAGGGACGAGTATTAGTAGGTAATAAAGCAACTAATGCGATTACTTATACTAAAAGTGCATCGACTACGACGGCGCAAATTTACCAAATTTCGAACGCTTTGAGTAATTATATCAAGATTACTGATGAAAAGCCGACAAAGCAAATGACGGCTGATTACTACTTAGCAGATGAAAAGAATAATACCAAAATAGAATCATTATTGCCTAAATCAGCTAAGGTTGATGCTGGCGGCAATAAGAAGACTAATTCTGAAGTTTATCAAGCTGAATTAGCGTATGTTGAAAAAATGAATCCTAAGCTGACTGAAAAACAGAAAACAGCAGCTTTGATCTTCAATAAGATTTCAGGAGCCTACACTTTATCAACTATTTATATTAAAAATAAAGGTTTAACGGATAGAGAAATTGCTCAAGTAGGTGAACACTTGTCAGAACTTCCAGGTGTAGGTATCGGAACTGACTGGCAAAGATCATATCCAAATGGTTCATCAATTCAAAGTATTATCGGTTCAGTTTCAACTGAAAAATCTGGTTTGCCTAGCGATAACTTACAGTACTATTTAAGAAATGGTTACTCTAGAAATGATCGTGTTGGTACGTCATATCTAGAAGAAGAATATGAACCGCTTTTAAAAGGTACGAAGTCAACTAGTCAGGTAACTACTAAATCAAATGGTAATATTCAACAAACCAAGACTGTTTATAACGGTCAAGCTGGTGCAAGTTTGATGTTAACTATTGATGCCAAGTATCAAAAACAAGTTCAAGCTGCTTTAAAGCGTGTTTATAGTTCTGCTGAAGCGGCAGGTGCTGCACGATATTCCAATGGTGCGTATGCTGTAGCAATGAATCCTCAAACTGGTGCGCTTCTCGCTGTTGCCGGTATTAATAGAAATACTAATACTGGTAAAACTACGGATAATGCGTTAGGCGTAATTAACCAATCATTTGTTATGGGGTCCGTTGTTAAAGGAGCGACTGTATCGGGTGGTTTAATTAATAAAGTAATTACACCAACAAATAATACTTTACCTGATACGCCAATTTACTTGCCAGGTTCTCCAGTTAAGAAATCAGTTTACCCAGTAGGTACTTTCAGTTCTCTTGATGCAGAAACCGCTTTGGAAGTTTCCAGTAACATTTACATGATGCACTTAGCTATGAATTGGGTTGGTGCTAAGTATGTGCCTAAGACTTATATTCATATGCCCAATAATTCATTTGACATTTTACGTCGTAACTTTGCAATGTTTGGGTTAGGACAAAAGACTGGTGTTGACTTACCAGGTGAAGTTTCAGGTATTCAGGGTAAGTCATTTAACTCTAAAGGTAATATTTTATCAGGTTCTGTACTTGACTTGGCCTATGGTAACTATGATGCATATACGCCAATTCAACTTGCGCAATATGTATCAACTATTGCTAATGGCGGCTACAGAATGCAGCCATATATTGTGCAATCTGTAGGTAAGACAAGCAAAGATGGTAAAAAGATCTATATTAATTACAATAAAAAGCCAAATGTTCAACAATCCATTCCATGGACTCCAGATGAGCTTAACGTTGTAAGACAAGGGTTTTACCGTGTAGTTCACGGTACTAACGGTTGGGGTACTGCTCACCCACTGAAGAATGTTAAACCTTCAATTTCAGGTAAGACCGGTACTGCTCAAACTTTCTATTACGATGCAGAACATCCTAATAGAAAGCACAACATTGAATTAATCAATGCAACTTTCATCGGTTATGCTCCATCTAATAATCCAAAATTAGCAATCGCAGTTGTATTCCCAGGACTTGATCCTGATGGTGAAGGTACATATACTTTACAGGTTGCTAAAGCAATGGTTCAAGATTATTTCAAGCTTCATTCCACAAAATAA
- the rpmG gene encoding 50S ribosomal protein L33 encodes MADNIILECTECGDRSYLSKKNKRKHPERLSLKKYCPVERRATLHRETK; translated from the coding sequence ATGGCAGATAACATCATTTTAGAATGCACCGAATGTGGCGATAGAAGTTACTTATCTAAGAAGAACAAGCGTAAGCATCCGGAACGTTTATCTTTGAAGAAGTATTGCCCAGTTGAAAGACGCGCAACACTTCACCGTGAAACTAAGTAA